Proteins from a single region of Desulfobacter postgatei 2ac9:
- a CDS encoding ABC transporter ATP-binding protein: MDYCLEALALHKNYGEVKALDNVDLRINQGELFTLLGPSGCGKTTLLRIIAGLETASDGKLFLNGKPILDIPANKRPVNTIFQSYALFPHLKNYDNIAFGLRSQKVPETQIAPRVAKMLEMLELEKFADRYPDQLSGGQRQRVSMARALICEPEILLLDEPMSALDAKLRVQLQEQLRRLQLRLKKNFILVTHDQEEALTVSDRIAVMKDGHILQCGTPSEIYNHPNCRFVAEFIGTANIFDVERQGNLLESKFGEFVPNTMPEWKKGSLVIRPEGIRLRPEKPAQNGIRSRVIEKYYRGTYQNITLETGNLRMRTAPHRKIEIGDQIWVELLQESLVTIDD, encoded by the coding sequence ATGGATTATTGTTTGGAAGCGCTTGCTTTACACAAAAATTATGGCGAGGTGAAAGCCCTTGACAATGTAGATCTGCGCATAAACCAAGGAGAACTTTTTACTCTTCTTGGTCCGTCCGGCTGTGGCAAAACCACCCTTTTAAGGATTATTGCAGGTCTTGAAACCGCATCCGACGGCAAGTTGTTTTTAAACGGAAAGCCCATTCTTGATATTCCGGCCAATAAACGCCCGGTGAACACGATTTTTCAAAGTTATGCGCTTTTCCCGCATCTGAAGAATTACGACAATATTGCCTTTGGCCTGCGCTCACAAAAAGTGCCGGAAACACAAATTGCCCCCAGGGTGGCAAAGATGCTGGAGATGCTGGAGCTTGAAAAATTTGCAGACCGTTACCCGGACCAGCTCTCCGGCGGACAGCGCCAGCGGGTCTCCATGGCCCGGGCCCTGATCTGTGAGCCGGAAATTCTGCTGTTGGATGAGCCCATGTCTGCCCTGGACGCCAAGTTGCGGGTCCAGCTTCAGGAACAGCTCCGCCGGTTGCAGCTGCGGCTTAAAAAAAATTTCATTCTGGTCACCCATGACCAGGAAGAGGCGTTAACGGTTTCCGACCGTATTGCCGTCATGAAAGACGGACATATCCTGCAGTGCGGCACGCCTTCGGAAATTTACAACCACCCCAACTGCCGGTTTGTTGCCGAATTCATCGGCACTGCAAATATTTTTGACGTTGAACGCCAGGGCAATCTCCTTGAGTCAAAATTTGGTGAGTTTGTACCAAACACCATGCCTGAATGGAAAAAGGGCTCCCTGGTCATCCGGCCCGAAGGCATCAGACTGCGCCCGGAAAAACCGGCCCAGAACGGCATTCGGTCCCGTGTCATTGAAAAATACTACCGGGGTACTTATCAGAATATCACCCTTGAAACCGGCAACCTGCGCATGAGAACAGCCCCCCACCGCAAAATAGAAATCGGAGATCAGATCTGGGTGGAACTGCTTCAGGAATCCCTGGTCACCATAGATGATTGA
- a CDS encoding TetR/AcrR family transcriptional regulator: protein MAIRKNRNAETRKPEILEGYYQVLIENGFEGSSIGKIAQHLNLHSTLILHYFKNKDNLQRELIEFLITKYKAEHMLEFDLIEDSARRFDAMMDLIFSFKWNRTVDPGVHFGFYYKSFRDEGIRKVFKDMFRWLSDYLYNAFILFNKDSIIKVTDERKAAEYVLTLMKGLEFHAHFLNEGRPFEDFANTAKTATIAMLKNGTF from the coding sequence ATGGCAATTAGAAAAAATCGAAATGCTGAAACGCGGAAACCTGAAATTCTTGAAGGATATTATCAGGTTTTAATTGAGAACGGGTTTGAAGGCAGTTCCATTGGAAAGATTGCCCAGCACCTGAATCTCCATTCCACCCTGATCCTTCACTACTTCAAGAACAAGGACAACCTGCAGCGCGAGCTCATAGAATTTCTGATCACCAAGTACAAGGCTGAACACATGCTGGAGTTTGATTTGATAGAAGACAGCGCCCGACGGTTTGACGCAATGATGGATCTGATTTTCAGCTTTAAATGGAACCGGACCGTAGATCCGGGCGTTCATTTTGGCTTTTATTATAAAAGCTTCAGGGATGAAGGTATTCGAAAGGTTTTCAAAGACATGTTCCGCTGGCTTAGTGATTATCTGTATAACGCATTTATCTTATTTAATAAAGACAGTATTATTAAGGTCACGGACGAACGTAAGGCTGCTGAATATGTCCTCACCCTCATGAAAGGCTTGGAGTTTCATGCCCATTTCTTAAATGAGGGCCGGCCCTTTGAAGATTTTGCAAATACAGCCAAAACGGCAACCATAGCGATGTTAAAAAACGGCACATTTTAA
- a CDS encoding TIGR04211 family SH3 domain-containing protein has product MRAKHLILTCFFFFSITTCIYAKTFYVSGVNQITMRTGPGLGHKVVDMVSSGVKLEILEYRKDWSMVRNSTGKTGWVLTRFLTEEAPKSLLVERYKQENERLASKLSAVEETARTLEVQNKELTEIAQKYKQLKDASTGYLKLEIKHKALLEQSREQEERIQRLERSIKSEVKFALLSGAGVFIVGLIFGMSTRKKRRGSLLS; this is encoded by the coding sequence ATGAGAGCAAAACATCTGATCCTTACTTGTTTTTTCTTTTTTTCTATAACAACTTGCATTTATGCAAAGACTTTTTATGTATCCGGGGTAAACCAGATCACCATGCGCACGGGGCCGGGTCTCGGCCATAAAGTTGTGGATATGGTCTCGTCAGGGGTCAAACTGGAGATTCTGGAATACCGCAAGGACTGGTCTATGGTGAGAAATTCAACCGGGAAAACCGGCTGGGTGCTGACCCGATTTCTTACGGAAGAAGCACCCAAAAGCCTTTTGGTTGAGCGGTATAAACAGGAAAACGAACGCCTGGCATCAAAGCTTTCCGCTGTAGAAGAAACTGCAAGAACCTTGGAGGTTCAGAACAAGGAGTTGACGGAAATTGCGCAGAAATATAAGCAACTCAAAGATGCTTCCACAGGTTACCTGAAGCTGGAGATCAAACATAAAGCGCTTTTGGAACAGTCCCGGGAACAGGAAGAACGTATTCAAAGGCTTGAACGAAGCATCAAAAGTGAAGTAAAATTTGCATTGCTTTCCGGGGCCGGTGTTTTTATCGTGGGACTGATTTTCGGAATGAGCACCCGCAAGAAAAGAAGAGGTTCCCTTTTATCCTGA
- the nadB gene encoding L-aspartate oxidase — translation MIETDFLVIGSGVAGLSYALKVAQFGRVVIITKKKIYKTNTALAQGGVAAVFSKTDSFENHVADTLAAGDGLCAEDVVRMVVENGPERIRELVDLGARFNREGGGKYDFSLGREGGHSQNRIIHARDLTGKEIEDVLVHNVEQHENITILENHVAVNLITYSTSVRSGLVRTQHENICCGAYVLDNDTGKVETFAAKVTLLATGGGSKVYLYTSNPDTATGDGIAMAYRAGATVANMEFVQFHPTCLFHPEAKNFLISEAVRGEGAYLIDEQGNRFMGKYSPDLELACRDVVARAIDSELKKTGADSVFLDITHKDPDFIRKRFPNIYAKCLEFGIDITQQPIPVVPAAHYMCGGVATDLNGRSDIQCLYAVGETACTGLHGANRLASNSLLEALVYAHNAAQSSLKEFEQAAKKSTVDLDPWDETNTLDSDEAIMVTHNWDEIRRLMWNYVGIVRSDKRLHRAQRRIEMIQHEIEEYYWDFKITADLIELRNLATVAELIIKSALMRKESRGLHYNLWYPDKDDANCLVPTLVQKTF, via the coding sequence ATGATTGAAACCGATTTTCTGGTCATCGGCAGCGGTGTTGCCGGTTTAAGCTATGCCTTGAAGGTTGCACAGTTTGGCAGGGTGGTCATTATCACCAAAAAAAAAATATATAAAACCAATACGGCACTTGCCCAGGGCGGCGTTGCTGCGGTATTCAGCAAGACAGATTCCTTTGAAAATCATGTGGCAGACACCCTGGCTGCAGGAGACGGACTTTGCGCCGAAGATGTGGTGCGCATGGTGGTGGAAAACGGCCCGGAAAGAATTCGGGAGTTGGTGGATTTGGGAGCACGGTTCAACCGGGAGGGCGGCGGGAAGTATGATTTTTCTCTAGGCCGGGAGGGCGGACATTCCCAGAACAGAATCATCCATGCCCGGGACCTCACCGGTAAGGAAATTGAAGATGTTCTGGTACACAATGTTGAACAGCATGAAAATATAACCATTTTGGAAAACCATGTTGCCGTCAACCTGATTACCTATTCCACAAGTGTCCGCAGCGGTCTTGTCAGAACCCAGCATGAAAACATCTGCTGCGGGGCTTATGTCCTGGATAATGACACCGGAAAGGTGGAAACCTTTGCCGCTAAGGTGACTTTGCTTGCCACAGGTGGTGGTTCAAAGGTTTATCTGTATACATCAAACCCTGATACTGCCACAGGGGATGGCATTGCCATGGCATACCGGGCAGGGGCCACCGTGGCAAATATGGAATTTGTTCAGTTCCATCCCACCTGTCTGTTCCACCCCGAAGCCAAGAATTTTCTGATCTCCGAGGCTGTCAGAGGGGAGGGCGCGTATCTTATTGATGAACAGGGTAACCGGTTCATGGGAAAATACTCTCCGGACCTGGAGCTTGCCTGCCGGGACGTTGTGGCCCGGGCCATTGACAGTGAATTGAAAAAAACCGGTGCCGATTCCGTGTTTCTGGATATCACCCATAAGGATCCTGATTTTATCCGGAAACGGTTTCCCAATATTTATGCCAAATGCCTGGAGTTCGGCATTGACATCACCCAGCAGCCCATTCCCGTGGTACCGGCAGCCCATTATATGTGCGGCGGCGTGGCCACGGATCTTAACGGACGGTCTGACATCCAGTGTCTTTATGCCGTGGGGGAAACTGCATGCACGGGCCTGCACGGGGCCAACCGCCTAGCTTCCAATTCCCTTCTCGAAGCCCTTGTCTATGCCCATAATGCGGCCCAGTCCTCATTAAAAGAGTTTGAACAGGCTGCGAAGAAATCCACTGTTGATCTGGATCCCTGGGATGAGACCAACACCCTGGATAGTGACGAGGCCATCATGGTCACCCACAACTGGGATGAGATCCGGCGCCTGATGTGGAATTACGTCGGTATTGTCCGTTCGGACAAGCGCCTTCACCGTGCCCAGCGCCGTATTGAAATGATCCAGCATGAGATTGAAGAGTATTACTGGGATTTTAAAATTACGGCAGATCTCATTGAACTGCGCAACCTTGCCACGGTGGCGGAACTGATTATTAAGTCCGCATTAATGCGCAAGGAGAGCCGCGGCCTGCACTACAATCTGTGGTATCCGGACAAGGATGATGCCAATTGCCTGGTGCCGACCCTGGTACAGAAAACTTTTTAA
- a CDS encoding alpha-D-glucose phosphate-specific phosphoglucomutase, with protein sequence MEKRNNTEKIVSSYYSTEIKGQVSFGTSGHRGSSLDGTFNEKHILAISQALCDYRKKNKISGPLFLGYDTHALSLPAFKTALEVFAANDVDVFIHANSEYTPTPVISFMILEYNRTNKKALADGVIITPSHNPPEDGGFKYNPPHGGPADIEITDFIEKRANQLINAKNSGIKRIAYEKAYSAPSTHESDFITPYVDALSNVIDTETIHQSKIKIGIDPMGGAGINFWDPIADKYGFDINVVNSKIDKTFSFMPPDHDGKIRMDCSSPHAMANLIKLAEKYDIAWGNDPDFDRHGIVCPDGLMNPNHYLSVAIWYLLQNRPLWGNNLSIGKTLVSSSMIDKVVMGFNKAIFETPVGFKWFVSGLMEGKIAFCGEESAGATFLRKNGAVWTTDKDGFVLALLAAEILAKTGQTPSEIYRETLVSEFGNPYYRRVDGPITNEQKTILSQTSPDSIKATSLAGLSIVSIQTKATGNNSPIGGVKVNLSDGSWFAIRPSGTEPKMKLYIESFGGEDLWKKIHDEALNLIFRI encoded by the coding sequence ATGGAAAAGAGAAATAATACTGAAAAAATAGTATCTTCTTATTATTCAACAGAGATAAAAGGGCAAGTATCTTTCGGGACTTCAGGACATCGAGGCTCATCATTAGACGGTACGTTTAATGAGAAACATATACTAGCTATTTCTCAGGCACTTTGTGATTATCGTAAAAAAAATAAAATTTCAGGCCCCCTGTTTTTAGGTTACGATACTCACGCGCTTTCCTTACCGGCTTTTAAAACAGCATTGGAAGTTTTTGCTGCAAACGATGTGGATGTTTTCATTCACGCAAATTCTGAATATACGCCAACCCCGGTCATTTCGTTTATGATTCTGGAGTACAACCGGACCAATAAAAAGGCGCTTGCAGATGGTGTTATTATTACGCCATCTCATAATCCACCGGAAGACGGAGGATTTAAGTATAATCCACCTCATGGGGGGCCTGCCGATATTGAAATAACAGATTTCATTGAAAAAAGAGCAAACCAGCTGATAAATGCCAAGAATTCCGGGATTAAAAGGATTGCTTACGAAAAAGCCTATTCAGCGCCGTCTACGCATGAAAGCGATTTTATCACTCCTTATGTAGATGCTTTATCCAATGTGATAGACACGGAAACGATTCATCAATCAAAAATCAAAATCGGCATAGATCCGATGGGGGGGGCGGGTATAAATTTTTGGGATCCTATTGCTGATAAATATGGATTTGATATTAACGTTGTTAATTCAAAAATTGATAAAACTTTCAGCTTCATGCCCCCGGACCATGATGGAAAAATAAGAATGGATTGCTCCTCACCTCATGCCATGGCAAACTTAATCAAGCTTGCAGAAAAATACGATATTGCATGGGGAAATGATCCGGATTTTGACAGACATGGCATTGTGTGTCCGGATGGTTTAATGAATCCTAACCATTATTTATCCGTGGCCATTTGGTACCTGCTTCAAAACAGGCCTTTATGGGGAAATAACCTTAGTATCGGAAAAACCTTAGTCAGCAGCAGCATGATTGATAAAGTGGTTATGGGGTTCAACAAGGCGATCTTTGAAACGCCTGTTGGATTCAAATGGTTTGTCAGCGGTTTGATGGAAGGAAAAATCGCCTTTTGTGGTGAAGAGAGTGCCGGCGCAACTTTTTTAAGAAAAAATGGCGCTGTTTGGACGACAGATAAAGATGGATTTGTTCTGGCATTGCTTGCTGCTGAGATTCTGGCGAAAACCGGGCAAACGCCATCCGAAATTTATAGAGAGACATTGGTATCTGAATTTGGCAATCCTTATTATAGAAGGGTTGACGGACCTATCACAAATGAGCAAAAAACAATACTGTCACAAACATCACCGGATTCAATAAAGGCGACATCGTTGGCAGGGTTATCAATCGTTAGCATTCAGACAAAAGCCACGGGAAATAATAGCCCTATAGGCGGTGTAAAAGTCAATCTCTCGGATGGGTCATGGTTTGCTATCAGACCCTCGGGAACTGAACCGAAAATGAAACTCTATATTGAAAGCTTTGGTGGCGAGGATCTATGGAAAAAAATTCATGATGAAGCCCTTAATTTAATATTCCGCATCTAA
- a CDS encoding YfiM family protein: MKSLLCCTFFCLIAVTGSAQDRLTKCTSELSFSEKNTRSLSVSLAGIGVITIWGALQWDYFSQSPHSGSEGWFANTTKEGGADKLGHLYSSYVISHALSSLYKHWCFEKENAALYGSLSLFAIMGYMEFGDSFSEYGFSYEDMIANFLGCTAGYLLYKYPDLAGKFSLRWEYGFKPNGTDFLTDYDNSKYLLAVKLNGFESVNKTFLKHFELYMGYYARGFSDDKDKKERNFYLGIGLNLTDLFRRYSWKKTAVVLDYIQIPGTYLQYKHDVNEN; the protein is encoded by the coding sequence ATGAAATCCTTATTATGTTGCACATTTTTTTGCTTGATTGCCGTGACCGGCTCTGCCCAGGACCGTTTGACCAAATGCACGTCAGAGCTTTCCTTTTCTGAGAAAAATACAAGAAGTCTTTCAGTCTCCCTGGCAGGAATCGGAGTGATTACGATTTGGGGCGCTTTACAATGGGATTATTTCTCTCAATCACCTCACTCGGGTTCCGAAGGATGGTTTGCAAATACAACCAAAGAGGGAGGGGCGGATAAACTGGGACATCTTTATTCAAGTTATGTGATCTCTCACGCGCTGTCATCCTTATATAAACACTGGTGTTTTGAAAAAGAGAATGCCGCATTATACGGCTCGCTTTCATTATTTGCCATCATGGGGTATATGGAGTTTGGGGACTCTTTCAGCGAATATGGATTTTCCTATGAAGATATGATTGCAAATTTTCTGGGATGCACTGCTGGATATTTATTGTATAAATATCCGGATCTTGCCGGCAAATTCAGTTTAAGATGGGAATATGGATTTAAGCCTAACGGCACAGATTTTTTAACAGATTATGACAATTCAAAATATCTGCTTGCAGTAAAACTTAACGGATTTGAGTCCGTAAATAAAACGTTTTTAAAACATTTTGAATTGTATATGGGGTATTATGCCCGCGGTTTTTCAGATGATAAAGACAAAAAAGAACGAAATTTTTATCTTGGTATCGGCCTGAATTTGACGGATTTATTTCGGCGATATTCCTGGAAAAAAACAGCAGTGGTTCTGGATTATATTCAGATACCAGGGACTTATCTTCAATATAAACATGATGTCAATGAAAATTAG
- a CDS encoding adenosylcobalamin-dependent ribonucleoside-diphosphate reductase: MENTHMETECPTLSALAWTVIKNRYLARNCAGDLIETPADMFHRVAASVARADRLFDTGADLSKTTERFEAVLASLAFLPNSPCLMNAGTPLGQLAACFVLPVEDRPEAMCQTMKEAAIIHGACGGIGFSFSRLRPRGDTILQACGGAEGPVAFIRQLDRAAARTDQNRRRPAANMAVLEISHPDIEAFINAKQTRGELRHFNLSVAVDDQFMECVNSGRNYPLVHPGTGKAVGRRNAEEIFERMASSAWQTGDPGLLFIDRINRDNPLPRMGRICATNPCGEQPLLPYESCTLGSINLTKVVENKEINFVELDRLARTAVHFLDNVIEINHYPLRQIEEASRSTRKIGLGVMGFADMLILLNIPYQSDRAVAVAGRIMSRIQRSAEAESASLALVRGNFPCFEHSIFPKRGVRLRRNATLTTVAPTGSISLIAGVSSGIEPVFAFRGRRRINGILYDDIHPIYARYQKDQKPIPKEVFQSAWDVAPEWHLKVQAAFQRHTENAVSKTVNLPGSATREDVRQVFLNAHAMGLKGITIYRDTSHGDQVLNTCTVNREDCG, encoded by the coding sequence ATGGAAAACACCCATATGGAAACAGAATGCCCCACTTTGTCAGCCCTGGCCTGGACTGTCATCAAAAACCGCTACCTGGCCCGTAATTGCGCGGGAGATCTCATCGAGACACCCGCAGATATGTTTCACAGGGTCGCCGCATCGGTGGCCCGGGCAGACCGCTTGTTCGACACTGGTGCGGATCTGTCCAAAACCACAGAGCGCTTTGAAGCGGTTTTAGCATCCCTTGCCTTCCTGCCCAACTCCCCCTGCCTGATGAACGCGGGCACTCCCCTGGGCCAGCTGGCCGCCTGTTTTGTACTCCCGGTGGAAGACCGGCCCGAAGCCATGTGTCAAACCATGAAAGAGGCGGCCATCATCCATGGGGCTTGCGGCGGTATCGGCTTTTCGTTCAGCCGGCTGCGGCCCCGGGGGGATACCATTCTCCAGGCTTGCGGGGGAGCTGAAGGTCCCGTCGCCTTTATCCGGCAGTTGGATAGGGCAGCCGCTCGGACGGATCAGAACCGTCGTCGGCCGGCTGCAAATATGGCGGTCCTGGAGATCAGCCATCCGGATATTGAAGCCTTTATCAACGCAAAGCAGACAAGGGGAGAGTTACGCCATTTCAACCTCTCCGTTGCCGTGGATGACCAGTTTATGGAGTGCGTTAACAGCGGCCGGAACTACCCGCTGGTTCACCCCGGAACCGGCAAGGCAGTGGGGCGTAGAAACGCAGAAGAGATATTCGAGCGCATGGCCTCTTCAGCCTGGCAGACGGGTGATCCGGGTCTCCTTTTCATCGACCGTATCAACCGGGACAATCCCCTCCCCCGGATGGGGCGGATTTGCGCCACCAACCCCTGCGGTGAACAACCCCTGCTGCCCTATGAATCCTGCACTCTCGGCTCCATCAACCTGACCAAGGTGGTTGAAAACAAAGAAATCAACTTTGTCGAACTTGACAGACTGGCCCGGACGGCCGTCCATTTCCTGGACAACGTCATCGAAATCAACCACTATCCGCTGAGGCAGATCGAAGAGGCGAGCCGCAGCACCCGTAAGATCGGACTGGGGGTCATGGGCTTTGCCGACATGCTGATCCTGCTGAATATCCCGTACCAAAGTGACAGGGCTGTTGCCGTGGCCGGACGGATCATGTCCCGGATTCAACGCAGTGCCGAGGCCGAATCTGCGTCACTGGCACTGGTGCGCGGCAATTTCCCCTGTTTTGAGCACAGCATCTTTCCCAAACGGGGCGTCCGCCTGCGGCGCAACGCCACGCTGACCACCGTGGCCCCGACAGGGAGCATCAGCCTCATTGCCGGTGTCAGCAGCGGCATTGAACCCGTCTTTGCCTTCAGAGGGCGGCGGCGTATCAACGGAATTCTTTACGATGACATCCATCCCATTTATGCCCGCTATCAGAAGGATCAAAAACCGATCCCCAAAGAGGTGTTCCAGAGCGCCTGGGATGTGGCCCCCGAGTGGCACCTAAAGGTCCAGGCCGCATTTCAGCGCCACACGGAGAATGCGGTTTCCAAAACCGTCAATCTGCCGGGGTCCGCGACCCGGGAAGATGTCCGGCAGGTCTTCCTCAACGCCCACGCCATGGGGCTCAAAGGGATCACCATATACCGCGACACCTCCCATGGCGACCAGGTCCTCAATACCTGTACCGTCAACCGGGAGGACTGCGGTTAA
- a CDS encoding carbonic anhydrase, whose protein sequence is MKNILKFIVTVGCFLALTCGPVLASDGKAAKPSPDEAIAMLKAGNERFVSGKAIQPHTDVARLALAGKENQGDHAYATVITCSDARVPVEILFDAGIMDIFVIRVAGNVLDVDEIGSVEYGLAHVNTPVFVVLGHTQCGAVTAVTKAVQGHGHPLERNIPPLVDNIIPAVKKAIEDNPDAHGADVIPYAIEENIWKGIEDLFMASPASRNLVNAGKAKVVGAIYDVSNGKINWLPEARTIEILKKVEANPKRAMEAMAE, encoded by the coding sequence ATGAAAAACATTTTGAAATTTATTGTAACTGTTGGCTGTTTTTTAGCTCTAACTTGCGGCCCTGTTCTTGCCAGTGACGGCAAAGCAGCCAAACCAAGTCCGGATGAAGCAATCGCCATGCTGAAAGCAGGTAATGAACGTTTTGTAAGCGGCAAAGCAATTCAGCCGCATACGGATGTTGCCCGCCTTGCACTTGCCGGCAAAGAAAATCAGGGAGATCACGCCTATGCAACGGTCATCACCTGCTCCGACGCCAGAGTTCCGGTTGAAATTCTATTTGATGCCGGTATTATGGATATTTTTGTTATTCGTGTTGCCGGTAATGTTCTGGATGTTGATGAGATAGGGTCTGTTGAATATGGCCTTGCCCATGTAAACACCCCGGTATTTGTCGTGCTTGGACATACGCAATGTGGCGCAGTCACCGCAGTGACAAAGGCTGTCCAGGGTCACGGTCACCCATTGGAAAGAAATATCCCCCCTCTGGTTGACAACATCATTCCAGCAGTGAAAAAAGCGATTGAAGACAATCCAGATGCCCATGGTGCGGATGTAATACCTTATGCCATTGAGGAAAATATCTGGAAAGGCATTGAGGATCTGTTCATGGCAAGCCCTGCTTCCCGCAATCTCGTGAACGCGGGGAAAGCCAAAGTTGTGGGCGCGATCTATGACGTATCAAACGGAAAAATCAACTGGCTGCCCGAAGCAAGAACTATTGAAATCCTAAAGAAAGTTGAGGCGAATCCTAAAAGAGCCATGGAAGCAATGGCAGAATAA
- a CDS encoding toll/interleukin-1 receptor domain-containing protein, giving the protein MSGNETKRKIYVSYCRKDGHAKRLIDALIKTAPGTGCSICYDETSLQLGESITKFMAKVSEADRIVFLLSQNYFQSRSCMNELLLAYEKQASELQPAVMMLDNFLPDVEQEQSSQNNREKKDAVDLTTCCENPGVVPVILAWLFGKYKPEFKYRDRLVLVQDDKKNYDQAADEIIQWLNKETEPVRYNHRAAVGRRIAIRDALNSLLEKSDFYPLKKILIGTGQFSNGEKDPIHSLASMKNGATLLASLESVTKFLDRIISGDFSFKERFKESIEELTGLFLIAAMDDGKLHQLIHELNGCGDGARNVFSREYMDFYQILVSALFNKSAVYAIEDNRVVGEGEIKLIETGMDESAFEKFLKNEAGYMTIFAPLTDKVLEISRRGKFNNPLVGDDEKKRQRINKIMAELGKFYITVEKDKMNRDFGGENVFNKIGKQFPALVQILTDEQKPENILELFIPGFEESETEIQDEIITIYSRLNEIQN; this is encoded by the coding sequence ATGAGTGGCAACGAAACAAAGCGAAAGATATACGTTTCCTATTGCAGAAAAGACGGGCACGCAAAAAGATTAATTGATGCCCTGATAAAAACTGCGCCTGGCACTGGTTGCAGCATCTGTTATGATGAAACTTCGCTGCAGTTAGGAGAGTCTATCACAAAATTCATGGCCAAGGTCAGTGAGGCGGATCGAATCGTTTTTCTTTTGTCTCAAAATTATTTTCAATCCAGGTCCTGTATGAATGAATTGTTATTGGCTTATGAAAAACAGGCCAGTGAACTTCAGCCGGCAGTGATGATGCTGGACAATTTTTTACCCGACGTTGAACAGGAACAAAGTTCTCAAAACAATAGAGAAAAAAAAGATGCTGTCGATCTGACGACCTGCTGTGAAAATCCCGGGGTTGTTCCCGTGATTCTGGCTTGGTTGTTTGGAAAGTATAAACCCGAGTTTAAGTACCGGGACCGGCTGGTCCTTGTGCAGGATGACAAAAAAAACTATGATCAGGCAGCCGATGAAATAATCCAATGGCTGAATAAAGAGACAGAGCCGGTCCGGTATAATCACCGGGCAGCCGTCGGTCGACGGATTGCCATCAGGGACGCTTTAAACTCTTTGTTAGAGAAAAGTGATTTTTATCCATTAAAAAAAATTTTAATCGGGACCGGACAGTTTTCAAACGGAGAAAAAGACCCGATACACTCTCTTGCATCAATGAAAAATGGTGCAACATTGCTGGCCTCACTGGAAAGTGTCACTAAATTCCTTGATCGGATAATTTCAGGGGATTTTTCTTTTAAGGAGCGATTTAAGGAAAGCATAGAAGAATTGACGGGGTTGTTTTTGATCGCTGCCATGGACGATGGAAAACTTCACCAGCTTATCCATGAACTGAATGGGTGCGGTGATGGGGCCAGGAATGTGTTCAGCCGGGAATATATGGATTTTTACCAGATCCTGGTCTCCGCCCTGTTCAACAAGTCCGCTGTATATGCAATCGAAGACAATCGGGTGGTGGGAGAGGGGGAAATAAAGCTGATTGAAACGGGCATGGATGAAAGCGCATTTGAAAAATTTTTAAAAAACGAGGCTGGATATATGACCATATTTGCACCGCTAACGGATAAGGTTCTGGAAATATCCCGGAGGGGGAAATTCAATAATCCACTGGTGGGCGATGACGAAAAAAAGCGGCAGCGGATTAACAAAATAATGGCGGAGTTGGGAAAATTTTACATTACCGTTGAAAAAGATAAGATGAATAGGGATTTTGGTGGTGAAAACGTGTTCAATAAAATCGGAAAACAATTCCCGGCCTTGGTTCAGATCTTGACGGATGAGCAGAAACCGGAAAATATCCTGGAGTTATTTATCCCTGGTTTTGAAGAGTCAGAAACCGAGATTCAGGATGAAATTATCACGATCTATTCGAGGTTGAATGAAATTCAGAATTGA